ATCGATCCGCTTCCACTTTAAAAGCAGCAGGTTCCATCGTTCATCGCCGATGAGGCCTATCTTCCTCCCTATGGGGGAAAGCCGGCGGTCGGCGTTGTCATGGCGCAGCAGCAGCCTGTGTTCGCACCGGCTGGTGAGCATCCGGTAAGGTTCCTTCGTTCCCTTGGTGACCAGGTCATCCACCAGCACCCCGAGATAGGCATCGGAACGGGAAAGAACCGTCGGCTCCTCTCCCCTGGCCTTCAGGGCGGCGTTGATGCCCGCCAGGAGTCCCTGGGCGGCGGCCTCCTCGTACCCCGACGTGCCGTTGATCTGCCCGGCGCAGAAGAGCCCTTCCACCCTTTTCGTCTCCAGAAAGGGGTGGAGCTGGGTGGGGATAACGTAATCGTACTCTATGGCATACCCGGGACGGGTGATGTGGGCATTGCCGCACCCCGGAAGGGAATGGACCATGGCAACCTGTACGTCATAGGGAAGGCTCGTGGAAAAATTCTGCACATAGACCTCCCTGTTTCCCCGGGAGACGGGTTCAAGAAAAATAAGATGGCTTTCCTTCTCGGGAAACTTGATGACCTTATCCTCGATGGAAGGGCAGTACCGCGGTCCCGCCCCCTCCATCCAGCCCATGTAAAGGGGAGAACGGTGGAGGTTTTCCCTGATGATGTCGTGGGTCCGGGGATTGCTCCTCGTGAGGTGGCAGAAATACCCCTCGTGGATTTTTCCCTCCCCCCAGAGGGAAAAAGCGAGAGGTTCCGGGGCGCTTCCCTGGGCGGTAAGGGACAAAAGGTCCAAGGAATCGACATGAAGCCTCGGGGTGGTGTCGGTGCGCATCCTTCCCGTTTCCAGGCCGGCTTCCCGGAGAGACCCGGTGAGTTCCTCCGCCGGAACCTGCCCGAGAGGACCCGAAGGAAAACTGTCCATGCCAATGTAAACCTTGCCTCCAAGATAGGTCCCAGTGGCGAGCACTACTGTTTTCCCCTCGTAGACAAGACCGTATTTCGTCCTGACACCCCTGATCCTGCCCTTTTCCGTCCAGAGGTCGGTCACCACGTCCTGGTGAACGTCCAGGTTCTTTTGGGTCTCCACGGCGAGGGTGTAATGGGCGGCATAATCCCGGAGGTCGCACTGGGCACGGAGCGCCCGGACGGCGGGTCCCTTGGACGTGTTCAGCCAGCGGACCAGCATGGCGGACCTGTCGGCCGCCTCAGCCTGCTCTCCTCCGAGGGCGCTTCCTTCCCTGACGAGGTGCCCCTTCGCCGGTCCCCCGATGGAAGGGTTGCAGGGCATAAGGGCCGTGTTGTCCAGGTAGAGGTTGAGCTGGAGTACCGCCGCTCCCATCCGCGCCGCGGCGAGGGCCGCCTCGCACCCGGCGTGTCCTCCTCCCACCACGATGACGTCATATTTTTTTTCACAGACTATTGCCATTGCCTTCTCTTCCTTTCAGAACCCGATCACCTGTTCTCAGCGGCAGGGAAGCACCGCTCCATCCTCCACTTTCCACATTCTGCCGGGCCACTCGTTTCCCGGCATCTCCGCCGCCGCCGCCACAACCTGCCACCCAGTTCCCGCCAGGGAGGCCACGGTTATTTTCCGTCCTTCCCGGTCGAGCTCGGAGGCTATTTCATCGAGAAGTATCAGGGGCTTCCGCCTCAACCGTGCCTCCACAGCTTTACCCGCAGCAAGCATAATAGCAACGGAGGCCCTTCGCATCTGGCCTCTGCTGAAAAAAACCGCCGCTTCCCGTCCGCCCGTCCGGACCAGGAGGTTATCCCGATGAGGGCCTACCAGGGAAAGGCAGCTTTTCTTTTCCCTCTCGCTCCAGGATTCGAGAGAATTCCACCAGTCATCGAGGGGATCTTCCGTTCCCGAACCCCCTCCCCGGATATGGGCAAGCTCCAGAGGAGCTGGGGAAAGGTCCGGAAAATGGGCCAGCCCGAGGGAAAGAAGTCCTACAGCCTCTTCCCTGCACGACCAAATCCACGCCGCCAGGGGAGCCATGGCCCTGGATACGGGCTCCGTTCTTTTGCCCGCCCTGAGGAGAACGGTTCTGTGGCGGACCACCCTCCGAAAATCGCTGATCCTCCTGGCGTACTGAGGAAAAAGAAGAGCACATATCCTATCCAGAAAATTGCGACGAATAGAGGGAGATCCGTCCAACAGGGCCATATCCCCGGGGAGAAAGGCGAGGGCGGGAACCCTCGCCCGGACCTCGGGAAAGGAAACCCTCTTTCCGTCGCACTTCACCACGGTGGAACCGCCGACAGCCATGGCGAGAAACAGGTCTTCCTCGCCGCAGAAGGAACCGGTGATATACGCCCTGTCGCCTTCCCCCCGCCAGGAGGGAAGGTCTTTTCTTTCGCCGAAAGGACCCCATCCCGTCAGAAGATGGAGTCCTTCAAGACAATTGGTCTTCCCTGCCCCGTTTTTTCCGGTGACCAGGTTCAGTCCCGGTTCCCAGGAAATCCTGACAGGAGAAAGATTGCGGAAGTTTCTTACAAGATACTCGGAGCACCACATGTCCTATTCTGTGGAAACATCCTCCTCTTCCCCGTTGTTTTCCTCGAAGGAGAGGTCGCTTTCCGTAAGCTTGATGGGCATGACCATGTACAGGAAGTCCTTCTGGTCGGGCCGGAGCATGGTCATCTGTCCATCGGAGCCGTTGAAGCTGATGAAAGCCCGGTCGCCGTAGAGGGCCTTCAACCCGTCGAGAAGAAATCCCACGTTGAAAGCCACCGTCAGGGGTTCCCCTTCGATCTTTCCGTCGAGGATTTCCTCCACCGCTCCTGTTTCGGGCGCTTTTCCCATGAGGACGAGGTCTCCCCGGGGAGAAAGACGGAAGAGAACCATTCGGCTGAATTCCCTGACGATAATATCAACCCGCTCGAGGGCCGCCACGAGGGCGTCCCGATTCACGTCAATGCTTGTGGTGCTTTGGGGGTTCAGGATCTTTTCGTAGTTCGGGAATGCAGCCTCCACCCTCCGGACGGAGAATTCAAGGTTGCCCATCTGAAAGAAAACCAAGGTGGTATCGGCGAGAATCCGTATGGGGGTTTCTCCCTCAATGGAGGAAAGTAACCGCTGCAGTTCCTTCAGTCCGGTAATGGGCAGAAGAAAATCGCCGTCCTCTCCCTTCTCCGCCGGGTAACATTTTGAAAGGGAAAGCCTGCGTCCGTCGGTGGAGATGACTCTGAGCTCCCCGTCCTTCATCTGGAAGAATGCCGTACCGAGGTACTTGGGGAATTCTTCTCCCACGGTGCTTGCCACGGTCCCCTCGGAGATGGTCCGGAGCAGTTCAGAAGCGCTTATGGTACAGAAAAAGGGGGCGCTTTCCGATGCGGGAAGGGTGGGAAATTCTCTGGAAGGGTAGGTGGTGAACTTATACTTGTTTCTTCCGGCGATGATCAGTCCCTTCCCGTCGGTGACGGAAACGGTGAAAATGTTCGTGGGCGCTTTTTTAAAGAGCTCCCCCACCACCTTGACCGGCAGGACCGCTTCTCCTTCTTCTTCCACCAGGATTCCTCTGGAGATGCACTTGACGGATGTTTTCAGGTCGGTAGCCTCGAGACGAACGGTGTTTTCATCGTCCATGCCGGAGGCTCTCAGGAGTATGCCCGTGAGGGAGTTTATGGTGCTTTTGGAACTGGTGTTTCTTTCGGCAATCTGCCAGTTTTTCATGAACTCTCCCTTGTTGATCTGAAGTCTCACAATGTTTCCCTCCCCGAAGTGCATCTTTTATTGTTTTTTGGTTTTAGTAACAGTAATGATAATAGGTAGTGCGAATACTGTGGATAACTTGACGGGCGGGCGGGGTGACGGGGTTTCCCCTTGTGGACAAGTTTTTTTCCAGGCAGCAAAGTTATTCACACTATCCACAGGCAAAATAAATAAGCCATCATTTCTGTCCGGTTATCCACAAACAGAAGGGTTCATTCACAGCTTCCCCTCGATAGTATCCACAATCTGGCGGATCCTCGGCTGTTCTTTCACCATCTGGCTGATCTTCCGGTGCGCATGGAGTACAGTGGTGTGGTCCTTCTTCCTGAAGGAAAGACCGATCTGCTGAAGGCTCACCTCGGTCAGCTTACGGCACAGGAACATTGCGATCTGCCGGGCGAGGGCAAGGTCGGATGTTCTTTTGGCGCTCAGAAGATCGTCCACGCTCATGCTGAAAAAATCGGCCACAGCATGCTGGATGGCATCCACGCTCACGGGCCCGCGAATATCCTTTCGGATCACGTCCTTGAGCCATTCTCCGGTGTTTTCCTC
The DNA window shown above is from Aminivibrio sp. and carries:
- the mnmG gene encoding tRNA uridine-5-carboxymethylaminomethyl(34) synthesis enzyme MnmG encodes the protein MAIVCEKKYDVIVVGGGHAGCEAALAAARMGAAVLQLNLYLDNTALMPCNPSIGGPAKGHLVREGSALGGEQAEAADRSAMLVRWLNTSKGPAVRALRAQCDLRDYAAHYTLAVETQKNLDVHQDVVTDLWTEKGRIRGVRTKYGLVYEGKTVVLATGTYLGGKVYIGMDSFPSGPLGQVPAEELTGSLREAGLETGRMRTDTTPRLHVDSLDLLSLTAQGSAPEPLAFSLWGEGKIHEGYFCHLTRSNPRTHDIIRENLHRSPLYMGWMEGAGPRYCPSIEDKVIKFPEKESHLIFLEPVSRGNREVYVQNFSTSLPYDVQVAMVHSLPGCGNAHITRPGYAIEYDYVIPTQLHPFLETKRVEGLFCAGQINGTSGYEEAAAQGLLAGINAALKARGEEPTVLSRSDAYLGVLVDDLVTKGTKEPYRMLTSRCEHRLLLRHDNADRRLSPIGRKIGLIGDERWNLLLLKWKRIDTEAERLEKARISPSEGLNAALAALGSAPLSETVTAADLLRRPRVPYSLVEKFSPSPEPLRGEEVQALEVEVKYEGYIDRQHRQVARLSRMEEVRLPGDIDYSSISGLLAESRQKLEAIRPLTLGQAGRISGVTPTDIHLLSVYLNSLSRREADDEEYQAQ
- a CDS encoding DNA replication/repair protein RecF — encoded protein: MWCSEYLVRNFRNLSPVRISWEPGLNLVTGKNGAGKTNCLEGLHLLTGWGPFGERKDLPSWRGEGDRAYITGSFCGEEDLFLAMAVGGSTVVKCDGKRVSFPEVRARVPALAFLPGDMALLDGSPSIRRNFLDRICALLFPQYARRISDFRRVVRHRTVLLRAGKRTEPVSRAMAPLAAWIWSCREEAVGLLSLGLAHFPDLSPAPLELAHIRGGGSGTEDPLDDWWNSLESWSEREKKSCLSLVGPHRDNLLVRTGGREAAVFFSRGQMRRASVAIMLAAGKAVEARLRRKPLILLDEIASELDREGRKITVASLAGTGWQVVAAAAEMPGNEWPGRMWKVEDGAVLPCR
- the dnaN gene encoding DNA polymerase III subunit beta, whose product is MRLQINKGEFMKNWQIAERNTSSKSTINSLTGILLRASGMDDENTVRLEATDLKTSVKCISRGILVEEEGEAVLPVKVVGELFKKAPTNIFTVSVTDGKGLIIAGRNKYKFTTYPSREFPTLPASESAPFFCTISASELLRTISEGTVASTVGEEFPKYLGTAFFQMKDGELRVISTDGRRLSLSKCYPAEKGEDGDFLLPITGLKELQRLLSSIEGETPIRILADTTLVFFQMGNLEFSVRRVEAAFPNYEKILNPQSTTSIDVNRDALVAALERVDIIVREFSRMVLFRLSPRGDLVLMGKAPETGAVEEILDGKIEGEPLTVAFNVGFLLDGLKALYGDRAFISFNGSDGQMTMLRPDQKDFLYMVMPIKLTESDLSFEENNGEEEDVSTE